DNA from Elusimicrobiaceae bacterium:
GCAAGCTTTTGACGGCGTAGTTATTGCCCGCAAAGGCAGCGGCATCAGCGAAACTTTCACCGTACGCAAAACCTCTTTCGGTATCGGTGTGGAAAGAATTTTCCCCTTGCATTCCCCCCGCGTGGAAAGCATTGAAGTATTAAAACACGGCAAAGTAAGAAGAGCCAAACTCAACTTCTTGAAGAAGCTCTCCGGTAAAGCCGCTCGCTTGCAGGAAATTAAAAAACCGGTAGCCAAAGAAGCCGCCGCTCCTGCCGAAGAGGCCAAATAACTAGCCTTCGGGCCAATTATTTCCTCCAATTTAAAACCCCCGCATTAGCGGGGGTTTTTTGATGAATATTAGTAGGATATGTAAACCTAATCCATATAATAGCAAGTTTCACTGCCAAGTCCGCAGGTGACACAGGTTTGACCCGTTGCCGTATTTTTAAATCCTAATTCCTTACAAACAATAGGCATTCACAGCGGTACGAATGGTGGCCAAATTACTCCACGCTTCGGCAGTACGGATTTTCAGCACCGTTTTTTGATATTGCGGTAAGGCTACTGCTGATAAAATACCGACAAT
Protein-coding regions in this window:
- the rplS gene encoding 50S ribosomal protein L19 codes for the protein QAFDGVVIARKGSGISETFTVRKTSFGIGVERIFPLHSPRVESIEVLKHGKVRRAKLNFLKKLSGKAARLQEIKKPVAKEAAAPAEEAK